Proteins encoded by one window of Ramlibacter tataouinensis:
- a CDS encoding DMT family transporter: MQALWMLIASFAFASMAVCVKVASEWFNAAELVFYRGLVGMLAMWLMARQQGTTLRTAYPGMHAWRSLVGVLSLGAWFYAIAGLPLATAMTLNYMSSVWIAAFLVGGAVLVWNPKAGALRQGPLALAVLAGFAGVVMMLRPTIDQNQVFAGLVGLLSGLGAAFAYMQVMALGRIGEPEARTVFYFAVGSAIAGGGGMLVLGASAWDWHALWLLPVGLLASLGQWAMTRAYSHGATLVVANLQYSGLVFGALYGVLLFGETIPAIGWLGMALIIGSGIAATVLRERAAPHSPAEEH, encoded by the coding sequence GTGCAAGCCCTCTGGATGCTCATCGCATCCTTCGCATTCGCCTCGATGGCCGTGTGCGTGAAGGTGGCCTCGGAATGGTTCAACGCGGCCGAGCTGGTGTTCTATCGCGGCCTGGTCGGCATGCTGGCGATGTGGCTGATGGCGCGGCAGCAGGGCACGACGCTGCGCACCGCCTACCCGGGCATGCACGCCTGGCGCAGCCTGGTGGGCGTGCTGTCGCTGGGTGCCTGGTTCTATGCCATCGCCGGCCTGCCGCTGGCCACCGCGATGACGCTCAACTACATGAGCAGCGTGTGGATCGCCGCCTTCCTGGTCGGGGGCGCGGTGCTGGTCTGGAACCCGAAGGCCGGCGCGCTGCGCCAGGGGCCGCTGGCGCTCGCCGTGCTGGCTGGCTTCGCCGGCGTGGTGATGATGCTGCGCCCCACCATCGACCAGAACCAGGTCTTCGCCGGGCTGGTGGGCCTGCTGTCCGGACTGGGTGCCGCCTTCGCCTACATGCAGGTGATGGCGCTGGGCCGCATCGGCGAGCCCGAGGCACGCACCGTCTTCTATTTCGCGGTCGGGTCCGCGATCGCCGGCGGCGGCGGCATGCTGGTGCTCGGTGCCTCGGCCTGGGATTGGCACGCGCTGTGGCTGCTGCCGGTGGGGCTGCTGGCCTCGCTCGGGCAATGGGCGATGACCCGCGCCTACAGCCACGGCGCCACACTCGTGGTGGCCAATTTGCAATACTCCGGACTGGTGTTCGGCGCCCTGTACGGCGTGCTGCTGTTCGGCGAAACCATCCCGGCCATCGGCTGGCTCGGCATGGCCCTGATCATCGGCAGCGGCATCGCCGCCACCGTGCTGCGCGAGCGCGCGGCCCCGCATTCCCCGGCCGAGGAGCATTGA
- the leuD gene encoding 3-isopropylmalate dehydratase small subunit codes for MPAFAGGRHDGTVVPLDRPNVDTDAIFPKQYGRSTARSGYDPVLFDNWRYLDPGDLDCDHSRRRPNPDFPLNRPELRGASVLLARENFGCGSSREHAVWALRDYGFRAVLAPSFGDIFRQNCPLNGVAALVLEGAAIDRLFALCAAAPLRVDIDLLQGQVQAAGESFAFALTARETLLLTQDIDWIGATLAQRERIAAFEQRRLAAKSWLARPYPD; via the coding sequence ATGCCGGCGTTTGCGGGCGGCCGCCACGACGGCACGGTGGTGCCGCTGGACCGCCCCAACGTCGACACCGACGCCATCTTTCCCAAGCAGTACGGCCGGTCCACCGCCCGCAGCGGCTATGACCCGGTGCTGTTCGACAACTGGCGCTACCTCGACCCCGGCGACCTGGACTGCGACCACTCGCGCCGCCGCCCGAATCCCGACTTCCCCCTCAACCGGCCCGAACTGCGCGGCGCCAGCGTGCTGCTGGCGCGCGAGAACTTCGGTTGCGGCTCCAGCCGCGAACACGCGGTGTGGGCGCTGCGCGACTACGGATTCCGCGCCGTGCTGGCGCCCAGCTTCGGCGACATCTTCCGGCAGAACTGCCCGCTCAACGGTGTCGCCGCGCTGGTGCTGGAGGGCGCAGCCATCGACCGGCTGTTCGCCCTGTGCGCCGCCGCGCCGCTGCGCGTGGACATCGACCTGCTGCAAGGGCAGGTGCAGGCCGCAGGCGAGTCCTTCGCGTTTGCGCTGACCGCGCGCGAAACGCTGCTGCTGACGCAAGACATCGACTGGATCGGCGCCACGCTGGCCCAGCGCGAGCGCATCGCCGCGTTCGAGCAGCGGCGGCTGGCGGCCAAGTCCTGGCTGGCGCGCCCTTACCCCGACTGA
- a CDS encoding alpha/beta hydrolase — translation MGKLLYPLIGVPALGAALYAGAIAWLWFRQERLLFEPAPLPADQPLFGDADVREFMVDVPGARLSVAQLKLPQPRGMVFYLHGNSGNLRKWFTGLDAFRELGFDLVMMDYRGYGKSSGRIESEAQLHEDVRAVWNAVAGDYAGRRIVVSGQSLGTALAARLSAQLGAAGQPPDLTLLISPYSSMRALADELYPWVPSRVLRYPLPTADHACQVKGPLMLVHGDRDALIGHHHSQAIRKLLPHCELLLVEGAGHGDLHQFPSFRKAVAAALVGLAGLGAAPISYAASGEAPAAAAH, via the coding sequence ATGGGCAAGCTGCTGTATCCGCTGATCGGGGTGCCGGCACTCGGCGCCGCCCTGTACGCGGGAGCGATCGCCTGGCTCTGGTTCCGGCAGGAACGCCTGCTGTTCGAGCCGGCCCCGCTGCCGGCCGACCAGCCGCTGTTCGGCGATGCCGACGTGCGCGAGTTCATGGTGGACGTGCCGGGCGCGCGCCTGTCGGTGGCGCAGTTGAAGCTGCCGCAGCCGCGCGGCATGGTGTTCTACCTGCACGGCAACTCGGGCAACCTGCGCAAGTGGTTCACCGGCCTCGACGCATTCCGCGAACTGGGGTTCGACCTGGTCATGATGGACTACCGCGGCTACGGCAAGAGCAGCGGCCGCATCGAAAGCGAAGCGCAGCTGCACGAGGACGTGCGCGCGGTCTGGAATGCGGTCGCGGGCGACTACGCCGGCCGCCGCATCGTCGTCTCCGGCCAGTCGCTCGGCACGGCGCTGGCGGCGCGCCTGTCGGCCCAGCTCGGCGCCGCCGGCCAGCCGCCCGACCTGACGCTGCTGATCTCGCCGTACAGCAGCATGCGCGCGCTGGCCGACGAGCTGTACCCGTGGGTGCCCAGCCGCGTGCTGCGCTATCCGCTGCCGACCGCCGACCATGCCTGCCAGGTCAAGGGCCCGCTGATGCTGGTGCACGGCGACCGCGACGCCCTGATCGGCCACCACCACAGCCAGGCGATCCGCAAGCTGCTGCCCCATTGCGAGCTGCTGCTGGTGGAGGGCGCGGGTCACGGCGACCTGCACCAGTTCCCCTCGTTCCGCAAGGCCGTGGCAGCCGCCCTGGTTGGCCTCGCCGGCCTGGGCGCGGCCCCGATCTCCTACGCGGCCTCCGGCGAGGCGCCTGCAGCGGCCGCGCACTGA
- a CDS encoding aminotransferase class IV, with product MDTSPDFSRGCAWQRGQYLPVDQASIPITDWGFLRSDATYDVVTVWQGAFFRLDAHLDRFFESCRRFRLDPGRSRDEVAQILAGCVRRAGLRESYVEMIVTRGQPPWGSRDPRQAVNQFHAFAVPYVWIANEEQRRRGLNVVVSDVQRIPPASVDPRAKNYHWNDLTMGLLGALDAGGDTVLLTDAAGHVVEGPGFNVFAVVEGALVTPAEGVLEGITRRTVIELAQSLGMPVALRPLPAAQLRGAQEAFLSSSAGGVLPVTRVDGRAVGGGEVGPVTQRLLQAYWDLHQDPRYSTPVAY from the coding sequence ATGGACACTTCGCCCGACTTCTCCCGCGGTTGTGCCTGGCAGCGCGGCCAGTACCTGCCGGTCGACCAGGCCTCGATCCCGATCACCGATTGGGGCTTCCTGCGCTCGGACGCCACCTACGACGTGGTGACGGTGTGGCAGGGCGCCTTCTTCCGGCTCGACGCCCACCTGGACCGCTTCTTCGAGAGCTGCCGGCGCTTCCGGCTCGATCCGGGCCGCTCGCGCGACGAAGTGGCGCAGATCCTGGCCGGCTGCGTGCGGCGCGCCGGCCTGCGCGAGTCGTACGTGGAGATGATCGTCACCCGGGGGCAGCCGCCCTGGGGCTCGCGCGACCCGCGCCAGGCCGTCAACCAGTTCCATGCCTTCGCCGTGCCGTACGTGTGGATCGCCAACGAGGAGCAGCGCCGGCGCGGCCTGAACGTGGTGGTGAGCGACGTGCAGCGCATCCCGCCGGCGAGCGTGGATCCGCGCGCCAAGAACTACCACTGGAACGACCTGACCATGGGCCTGCTCGGCGCGCTCGACGCCGGGGGCGACACGGTGCTGCTGACCGACGCCGCCGGCCACGTGGTCGAGGGCCCCGGCTTCAACGTGTTCGCGGTGGTCGAGGGCGCCCTTGTGACGCCGGCCGAGGGCGTGCTGGAGGGCATCACCCGGCGCACCGTGATCGAACTGGCGCAATCGCTGGGCATGCCGGTGGCGCTGCGCCCCCTGCCGGCAGCGCAACTGCGCGGGGCGCAGGAGGCCTTCCTGAGCAGCTCGGCTGGCGGCGTGCTGCCCGTGACGCGCGTCGATGGCCGGGCGGTCGGCGGCGGCGAGGTCGGGCCGGTGACGCAGCGGCTGCTGCAGGCCTACTGGGACCTGCACCAGGACCCGCGCTACAGCACGCCGGTGGCGTACTGA
- a CDS encoding SRPBCC family protein — protein MAITVPVHMGYELEVRASAAEVFELLSDVPASVAFFPKVHQLTDLGDGVYQWEMDKVGTPQVNIQTVYASRYSASKAKGTVTWKPVPGIGNAQVGGGWKISDRKGSTHLELKIDGELTVPLPALMKVVVAPVVESEFEKLVEKYLANLAKRFGGEI, from the coding sequence ATGGCGATCACCGTTCCCGTCCACATGGGCTACGAGCTCGAAGTCAGGGCATCGGCGGCCGAGGTGTTCGAGTTGTTGTCGGACGTGCCGGCTTCGGTGGCCTTCTTTCCCAAGGTGCACCAGCTCACTGATCTGGGCGACGGCGTCTACCAGTGGGAGATGGACAAGGTCGGCACCCCGCAGGTGAACATCCAGACCGTGTACGCCAGCCGCTACAGCGCCAGCAAGGCCAAGGGCACGGTCACCTGGAAGCCGGTGCCCGGCATCGGCAATGCGCAGGTGGGTGGGGGCTGGAAGATCAGCGATCGCAAGGGCTCCACCCATCTCGAGCTGAAGATCGACGGCGAGCTCACCGTGCCGCTGCCGGCGCTGATGAAGGTGGTGGTGGCGCCGGTGGTCGAGTCCGAGTTCGAGAAGCTGGTCGAGAAGTACCTCGCCAACCTGGCCAAGCGCTTCGGCGGCGAGATTTGA
- a CDS encoding tyrosine-protein phosphatase encodes MSDLSAPITNPSNFRDLAANVRSVPIRPHVLFRSDHLGALDVQDARQIQALGVRRVLDFRGVDERATAVCALPQVQVHSLAIEPTIVQVLAELVDAGERLGEADVVRHMQDTYRGFVRTSSHRFAEFFRLLLESDDPTVFHCTAGKDRTGFAAALVLHALGATRDEVMQDYLLTNQRLKPPAYVWRGLEPHVAQVLWGVQPEFLQASLDAIDQDYGGLDAYLREGLSVGAAERERLHALYRR; translated from the coding sequence ATGTCCGACCTGTCCGCCCCGATCACCAATCCCTCCAACTTCCGCGACCTCGCGGCCAACGTGCGCAGCGTCCCGATCCGCCCGCACGTGCTGTTCCGCTCCGACCACCTCGGCGCCCTGGACGTGCAGGATGCGCGGCAGATCCAGGCGCTGGGGGTGCGCCGCGTGCTCGACTTCCGCGGCGTCGATGAGCGCGCCACCGCCGTGTGCGCGCTGCCGCAGGTGCAGGTGCACTCGCTTGCCATCGAACCCACCATCGTGCAGGTGCTGGCCGAGCTGGTCGATGCCGGCGAACGGCTGGGCGAGGCCGACGTGGTCCGCCACATGCAGGACACCTACCGCGGTTTCGTGCGCACCAGCAGCCACCGCTTCGCCGAGTTCTTCCGGCTGCTGCTGGAGTCGGACGACCCCACCGTGTTCCACTGCACCGCCGGCAAGGACCGCACCGGTTTCGCGGCGGCGCTGGTGCTGCACGCGCTGGGCGCCACCCGCGACGAGGTGATGCAGGACTACCTGCTCACCAACCAGCGCCTGAAGCCGCCGGCCTACGTCTGGCGCGGCCTGGAGCCTCATGTGGCGCAGGTGCTGTGGGGCGTGCAGCCGGAGTTCCTGCAGGCCTCGCTCGATGCGATCGACCAGGACTACGGCGGACTGGACGCCTACCTGCGCGAGGGCCTGAGCGTGGGCGCGGCCGAGCGCGAGCGACTGCACGCCTTGTACCGGCGCTGA
- a CDS encoding sulfurtransferase: protein MYDLLISAEQLRALKDQGTRLMVFDCSFELSNPAAGAEQYRQAHIPGAVHADLDTALSDQGMVNPDGTHHPHPDAASGGRHPLPSREKFAMWLSSVGFANDMQAVVYDRQNSSFCGRLWWMLKWAGHEAVAVLDGGLQAWQAAGGAMASGEDPAHFQSNYRLGPPLRRLVGTQEVLAYLQDGRHTLVDARAAPRFRGEVEPLDPVAGHIPGALNRPFTQNIGPDGRFRPAPELRAEFQQLLQGRDPAGVVHHCGSGVSALPNLIAMELAGYGPSGLYAGSWSEWSRDPARPVARGG, encoded by the coding sequence ATGTATGACCTGCTGATCAGCGCCGAGCAATTGCGCGCCCTGAAGGACCAGGGCACCCGCCTGATGGTGTTCGATTGCAGCTTCGAGCTGTCCAACCCGGCTGCGGGGGCCGAGCAGTACCGGCAGGCGCACATCCCGGGCGCCGTCCACGCCGACCTCGACACGGCGCTGTCCGACCAGGGCATGGTCAATCCCGACGGCACCCACCACCCGCATCCCGACGCTGCCTCGGGCGGCCGCCATCCGCTGCCCAGCCGGGAGAAATTCGCGATGTGGCTCAGCAGCGTGGGCTTCGCCAACGACATGCAGGCGGTGGTGTACGACCGCCAGAACTCGAGCTTCTGCGGGCGACTGTGGTGGATGCTCAAGTGGGCTGGCCATGAAGCAGTGGCCGTGCTCGATGGCGGCCTGCAGGCCTGGCAAGCCGCGGGCGGTGCCATGGCGAGCGGCGAGGACCCGGCCCATTTCCAGTCGAACTACCGCCTCGGGCCGCCCTTGCGGCGGCTGGTGGGCACGCAGGAGGTGCTGGCCTACCTGCAGGACGGCCGCCACACCCTGGTGGACGCGCGCGCCGCGCCACGCTTTCGCGGGGAAGTCGAGCCGCTCGACCCGGTGGCCGGCCACATCCCGGGCGCCTTGAACCGGCCCTTCACGCAGAACATCGGACCCGACGGCCGCTTCCGCCCGGCGCCTGAACTGCGCGCCGAGTTCCAGCAACTGCTGCAGGGCCGCGACCCGGCCGGCGTGGTGCACCACTGCGGCAGCGGCGTCAGCGCGCTGCCCAACCTGATCGCGATGGAACTGGCCGGCTACGGCCCCAGCGGCCTGTACGCGGGCAGCTGGAGCGAGTGGTCCAGGGACCCGGCCCGGCCGGTGGCCCGGGGCGGATGA
- the gshA gene encoding glutamate--cysteine ligase has translation MSRLQSALNRLTADRLKGMRRGIEKESLRATAAGDLALTPHPAALGSALTHPNITTDYSESQLELITGVHPTPETCLEELLRIHQFTARSLGDEMMWASSMPCNLPPAETIPIGRYGSSNVARAKSVYRMGLAHRYGRRMQTISGIHYNWSMPGVGSDEYFALIRNFRRQAFLLLYLFGASPAVAAGFVAGRPHELQPLADGTLYMPYGTSLRMGRLGYQSEAQASLAVSYNGLDGYAASLQEALTRPWPAYEAMGLTNPGGEYNQLATSLLQIENEFYGTIRPKRVIRPGERPLHALRERGVEYVEVRLLDLDPFVTVGLKATTVRFLDVFLLHCLLADSPPDTPAEIAQIGRNQHQTAAFGRQPGLRLERGGQEVALADWARELLEAFAPVAAALDAAHGSSDHADALRAARATVDDPGLLPSARVLDVTRQDYGGSFLAFVRAQSQQIHAKLLALPLSASEQARFEALARRSLQEQHAIEARDTLSFEAYRQQYVSPERLGLTRTAVEPALATV, from the coding sequence ATGAGCCGACTGCAATCCGCCCTGAACCGCCTGACCGCCGATCGGCTCAAGGGCATGCGCCGCGGCATCGAGAAGGAAAGCCTGCGCGCCACCGCGGCGGGCGATCTGGCGCTGACGCCGCACCCGGCGGCGCTCGGCAGCGCGCTGACGCACCCGAACATCACCACCGACTACAGCGAGTCGCAGCTGGAGCTGATCACCGGCGTGCACCCGACGCCCGAGACCTGCCTGGAGGAGCTGCTGCGCATCCACCAGTTCACGGCGCGCAGCCTCGGCGACGAAATGATGTGGGCGTCCAGCATGCCCTGCAACCTGCCGCCGGCCGAGACCATCCCGATCGGCCGCTACGGCTCGTCCAACGTGGCGCGCGCCAAGAGCGTCTACCGCATGGGGCTGGCACACCGCTACGGGCGCCGCATGCAGACCATCTCGGGCATCCACTACAACTGGTCCATGCCCGGCGTCGGCAGCGACGAGTACTTCGCGCTGATCCGCAACTTCCGCCGCCAGGCCTTCCTGCTGCTGTACCTGTTCGGCGCCTCGCCGGCGGTGGCCGCGGGCTTCGTCGCCGGCCGCCCGCACGAGCTGCAACCGCTGGCGGACGGCACGCTGTACATGCCCTACGGCACGTCGCTGCGCATGGGGCGGCTGGGCTACCAGAGCGAGGCCCAGGCCAGCCTGGCCGTGAGCTACAACGGGCTGGATGGCTACGCGGCCTCGCTGCAGGAGGCGCTGACGCGCCCCTGGCCGGCGTACGAGGCGATGGGCCTGACCAATCCCGGCGGCGAATACAACCAGCTGGCCACCAGCCTGCTGCAGATCGAGAACGAGTTCTACGGCACGATCCGGCCCAAGCGGGTGATCCGCCCCGGCGAGCGGCCGCTGCATGCGCTGCGCGAGCGTGGCGTCGAATATGTGGAGGTGCGCCTGCTCGACCTCGACCCGTTCGTCACCGTCGGCCTCAAGGCCACCACCGTGCGCTTCCTCGACGTGTTCCTGCTGCACTGCCTGCTGGCCGACAGCCCGCCCGACACCCCGGCCGAGATCGCGCAGATCGGCCGCAACCAGCACCAGACGGCGGCCTTCGGCCGCCAGCCCGGGCTGCGGCTGGAGCGGGGCGGCCAGGAGGTGGCGCTGGCCGACTGGGCGCGCGAGCTGCTCGAGGCCTTCGCGCCGGTGGCGGCCGCGCTCGATGCCGCGCACGGCTCCAGCGACCATGCCGACGCGCTGCGCGCCGCCCGCGCCACGGTCGACGACCCCGGCCTGCTGCCTTCGGCGCGCGTGCTGGACGTGACGCGGCAGGACTACGGCGGTTCGTTCCTGGCCTTCGTGCGGGCGCAGTCGCAGCAGATCCACGCCAAGCTGCTGGCGCTGCCCCTCAGTGCCTCCGAGCAGGCGCGCTTCGAGGCGCTCGCCCGCCGGTCGCTGCAGGAGCAGCACGCCATCGAGGCCCGCGACACGCTGTCCTTCGAGGCGTACCGGCAGCAGTACGTCTCGCCCGAGCGACTGGGCCTGACGCGCACGGCGGTCGAACCCGCACTGGCCACCGTCTGA
- a CDS encoding HPF/RaiA family ribosome-associated protein gives MQVQVNTSNGIENKDSLERWATEFLRDALARFGQDITRIEVQLRDTNSSKSGPHDKRCTLEARVAGHDPIAATHHAPSQDEAFRGATQRLINLLDHTLGKLDRREHRGRDTIRREGEPAE, from the coding sequence ATGCAGGTTCAGGTGAACACCAGCAATGGCATCGAGAACAAGGACAGCCTGGAGCGCTGGGCTACCGAATTCCTCCGCGACGCGCTGGCACGGTTCGGCCAGGACATCACCCGCATCGAGGTCCAGCTTCGCGACACCAACAGCAGCAAGAGCGGCCCGCATGACAAGCGCTGCACGCTCGAGGCCCGCGTCGCCGGCCACGACCCGATCGCGGCCACCCACCACGCGCCGTCGCAGGACGAAGCCTTCCGCGGCGCCACCCAGCGGCTGATCAACCTGCTGGACCACACCCTGGGCAAGCTGGACCGCCGCGAGCACCGCGGCCGCGACACGATCCGGCGCGAAGGCGAGCCGGCCGAATGA
- a CDS encoding hemerythrin domain-containing protein encodes MPTITPLEPDALELLDAEHRALRRLFQDYRTLAAQRAPEMRRKALAEQICLELTIHAKLEDELFYPLVRESVRAGDLMDRAEVEHASLRELVVQILSMDPHEELYDAKVSVLGDYAAHHFGEELDAVFPRVRASGLDLRRLGQRLAERRRELQAVPEALREELLASVLA; translated from the coding sequence ATGCCGACCATCACGCCCCTCGAGCCGGACGCCCTCGAGCTGCTCGATGCCGAGCACCGGGCCCTGCGCCGGCTGTTCCAGGACTACCGCACGCTGGCGGCTCAGCGCGCGCCCGAGATGCGCCGCAAGGCGCTGGCCGAGCAAATCTGCCTGGAGCTGACCATCCACGCCAAGCTCGAGGACGAGCTGTTCTACCCGCTGGTGCGCGAGTCCGTCCGGGCCGGCGACCTGATGGACCGGGCCGAGGTCGAGCACGCCAGCCTGCGCGAGCTGGTGGTGCAGATCCTCTCGATGGATCCGCACGAGGAGCTGTACGACGCCAAGGTGTCGGTGCTCGGCGACTACGCGGCGCACCACTTCGGCGAGGAGCTGGACGCGGTGTTCCCGCGCGTGCGCGCCAGCGGCCTCGACCTGCGGCGGCTGGGGCAGCGGCTGGCCGAGCGCCGGCGCGAGCTGCAGGCGGTGCCGGAGGCGCTGCGCGAGGAACTGCTGGCTTCGGTTCTTGCCTGA
- a CDS encoding DUF4142 domain-containing protein — MNRHPIDFHRRLVAAALAAGPLLAGCASTGRRSQLAADDEVLALRAAGLGLYELSVAQLVQARADRADLQAFGRLLAEHHGPANAELLGLLQARGAVPPRAMPAYLELRLARLQLQMQAQDGFDRRFVQVAGLQDQERLLALHEYAALAVQDGALHGWFASQLPALRSHLAVARSLAAPRA, encoded by the coding sequence ATGAACCGACATCCGATCGACTTCCACCGCCGCCTGGTCGCGGCCGCGCTGGCCGCCGGGCCGCTGCTGGCCGGCTGTGCCTCTACCGGTCGCCGCAGCCAGCTGGCGGCCGACGACGAGGTGCTGGCGTTGCGCGCGGCCGGCCTCGGGCTGTACGAGCTGTCGGTCGCGCAACTGGTGCAGGCGCGCGCCGATCGGGCCGACCTGCAGGCCTTCGGCCGCCTGCTGGCCGAACACCATGGGCCGGCCAACGCCGAATTGCTCGGGCTGCTGCAGGCACGCGGCGCCGTGCCGCCGCGTGCCATGCCGGCCTACCTGGAGCTGCGCCTGGCGCGGCTGCAACTGCAGATGCAGGCGCAGGACGGGTTCGACCGGCGCTTCGTGCAGGTGGCGGGCCTGCAGGACCAGGAGCGGTTGCTCGCCTTGCACGAGTACGCCGCCCTGGCCGTGCAGGATGGGGCGCTGCACGGATGGTTTGCCAGCCAGTTGCCGGCGCTGCGCAGCCACCTCGCGGTGGCGCGTTCGTTGGCCGCGCCACGGGCCTGA